One Nocardioides dongkuii genomic window, CGAGACGGGCGAGATCCGCGCGTGGGGGAGCGTCCACGACCGTGCCGGCGGCCGGATGCTCTTCGTCCACGTGGTCGAGCGCGACCTCCCCGACGAGGTGGCGGACGCGTGCTCCGAGGTGCTCTTCGAGTGGGCGGTCGGCCAGGCCCGCGCCGTCGGCGCCGCCCGCGGCCTGGAGGTCCAGCAGATCGACACCGGCGCCTTCGCCGACGACGACCGCCAGCACCGGTGGCTCGAGGGCGCCGGCTTCACCTGCGTGCGCACCTGGCACCAGCAGACCCGTCCGGTCGACCCCGGCGAGGTGGGGCTGGTGCCCGACCCCGCGGACTGGGAGCAGCGCGGCGTGCGGTTCCGGCGGGTACGCCGTGCCGGCGACGGGATGCCCGACGACGGCGACCTGCGCGAGGTCCACGACGTCCTCGAGGAGGCGTTCAAGGACCACTTCAACTCCCAGGAGGAGACCTTCGACGAGTTCCTCCACCGGCTGCGCGAGGACCCCGGCCACCGCTGGGACCACTGGTGGCTGGCCGAGCTCGAGGGCGACCTCGACGAGGACGGCCGGCCGCGCGCGGTCGGGGCGCTGCTCGGCACCGTCTCGGAGAGCGCCCAAGGCCCCGACGGGTCCTACGTGAGCTACATCGGCGTCCGCTCGGCCGCCCGCGGGCGCGGGGTGGCCAAGGGGCTGCTGCGCACGATCATCGCCGACGCCGCCGCCCGCGGGCGCGACCGCGTCGGGCTGGAGGTGGACGCCGACTCCCCGACCGGCGCCGCCGGGCTCTACACGTCGCTGGGCTGGGAGACGAAGTACGTCACCGAGTCCTGGCACCGCGACGTGCGGGTCGACTGAGTCGACTGAGGGGTCACTCCGCCAGCGAGGCGCGCAGCGCGCGGTGCACGCCGTTGGGCGTGAGCACGCCGACGAACCGCGCGCCGTCCTTGACCCCGACGACGCCTCGGTCGTCGCGGAGCATGGCCGCGAGCGCGTCCTCCAGCGAGCTGCCGACCTCGACCACCGCGCCCAGCGCGCCCGCGCTCACGCCGTCCAGGGGCTCGAGGTGCTCGGCGACGACCATCGTCACGCTGAGCCGGCGCAGGCCGCGGGTCGAGCCCACGAAGTCGGCCACGAAGTCGTCGGCCGGGCGGCCGAGCACCTCGGCCGGGGTGCCGAGCTGCGCCAGCCGGCCGCCGGACGCGAAGACCGCCACCCGGTCGCCCATCCGCACCGCCTCGTCGAGGTCGTGGGTGACCAGCACGACCGTCTTGCCGAGGTCGCGCTGCAGCCGGCGGAACTCGTCCTGGAGCCGGACCCGCACCACCGGGTCGACCGCCCCGAACGGCTCGTCCATGAGCAGCACCGGCGGGTCGGCGGCGAGCGCGCGGGCCACCCCGACCCGCTGGCGCTGACCGCCGGAGAGCTGGTGGGGGTAGCGGTCGGCGTACGTCGCCGGGTCGAGGCCGACGAGCTCCATCAGCTCCAGCGCGCGCCGCCGCGCGGTCGCCTTGGTCTCGCCGTACAGCAGCGGCACGGTCATCACGTTGGTGACGACCTTCTGGTGGGGGAAGAGCCCGACCTGCTGGATGACGTAGCCGATGCCCCGGCGCAGCGCCACGGGGTCGGAGCGGGTCACGTCGACGCCGTCGATCTCGATGGTGCCGGTGCTCGGCTCGATGAGCCGGTTGATCATCTTCAGCGTCGTGGACTTGCCGCAGCCCGACGGGCCCACGAGGCAGACCACCTCACCGCGGCCCACCTCGAGGTGGAGGTCGTGGACGGCGACCGTGCCGTCGGCGTACGTCTTGCCGACGCCGGCCAGCCGGATCATGGCGTCGCCGGGTGCCGGGCCGGTACCTTCCATGACCGTGACCCTACCGACGCAGGGCCCGCCCGCCGACGATCCGACCTGCTACAGCCGGTTCGTCAACGAGTGGCTCTGCTGGCAGTACGTCGAGGACCGGCGCGGCGAGATCCTCGACGCCCTGGCCGAGCACGTCGCGATCACGCTGGCCGCGGTCGCGCTGGGCGTCCTGCTCGCGCTTCCGCTCGCGCTGCTGGCCCGCCGGTTCCCGCGGCTGGAGACCGCCGTCCTGGGGTTCAGCACCGGGCTCTACACGATCCCGTCGCTGGCGCTGCTGCCACTGCTGGTCCCGTTCACCGGGCTGTCGGCGGCGACCGTCGTGATCGGGCTCGGCCTCTACGCGCTGACGATCCTCGTGCGGGCGCTCCTCGACGGCCTGCGCTCGGTGCCCGACGACGTCCGGGAGGCGGCCACCGGGCTCGGGTACGGGCGCGCCCGGCTGCTGGTCCGCGTGGAGCTGCCGCTGGCCCTGCCCGTGGTGATGGCCGGCCTGCGCGTGGCGACGGTCTCGACCGTCGCGCTGACCACGATCGGCACCCTGGTCGCCTACGGCGGCCTCGGGGACCTGATCTCCCACGGGGTGCAGCGCGACTTCCGGTCCGAGCTGCTCACGGCGGCGCTGCTCTGCGTCGCGCTCGCCGCGCTCCTCGACGTGGTGCTCGTCGTGACCCAGCGCCTGCTGACCCCGTGGACGCGGGGGGCCGGCGCGTGAACCTCTTCGCCGAGACCTGGTCCTACCTGCTCGACGGCACGCACTGGACCGGCGACGGCGGCCTCCTCGCCCGGCTGGTCGAGCAGCTCCTCCTGACGGTGACCGCGCTCGGCGCGGCGCTGCTGGTCGGGCTGCCGGTCGCGCTGTGGCTCGGGCACCGGGGGCGCGGCGGGTTCCTCGCCGTCAACATCTCGAACGTCGGGCGCGCGGTCCCGACGTTCGCGCTGCTCGCCATCCTGGTGGCGGCGGACTGGCCGGGGTCGGCGCCGCTGGGTCCCTACGGGCGCGCGGGGCTGGCGACCCTGATCGCCCTCGCCCTCTTCGCGCTGCCGCCGATCATCACCAACGCCTACGTCGGGGTCCGCGAGGTGCCGCACGAGGTCCGGGAGGCGGCCCGCGGCATGGGGATGTCGGAGCGCCAGCTGTTCCGGCGCGTCGAGCTGCCGCTGGCGCTGCCGGTCGTCGCCTCCGGCGTCCGGCTCGCGCTGGTGCAGGTGTGGGCGACCGCGACCATCGCCGCCCTGGTCGCGGGGCCCGGCCTGGGCCGGATCATCACCGAGGGCTTCGCGCGCAACGATTACGCCCAGGGGATGGCCGGCGCGGTGGTGGTGGCGGGCGTCGCCCTGGTCCTCGAGCTGGCCGCCGCCGGCGTGCAGCGGGCCTTCGACCCCCTGCCCCGGGGCCCGGCGCGAGCTCGCGACGACGACGTGTCGGAGCCCGCGGCTACCGTGGCAGGAGCACCCACCGGGGGCTGAGCGGGAACCCCCGCACGCCGGACACGCGTGGCACGCGCCACGGGACACAGAAGGTCGACCAGATGAAGACACGCCGCTCGCTCGCCGCCGCCCTCTCCGTCGGCGTCCTCTCCGTCCTCGCGGCCGGCTGCGCCGGCGACGACCTCGCCGAGGACGACAACGGCCCGTCCGCCGACCAGGGGTCCGGTGCGGGCACCTCGGTGGTCATCGGCAGCCAGTCCTTCGACGAGGCCGCGCTGGTCACCGCGATGTACGAGCAGCTGCTCGAGGAGGAGGGCTACGACGTCGAGACCCGGCTGGTCGACACCCGGCCGGTCTACCTCAACGAGATGCCCGACGCCGTCCAGATCGCCCCGGAGTACGTCGCCGGCGTGGTCGACCAGCTCCACACCGACGCCAACGGGCCCGACGCCGAGCCGATCTCGACCAGCGACGTGCAGGAGACCGTCGACGCGGGCGCGGAGCTGCTCGAGGAGAAGGGCATCACCCTGCTCGAGCCCTCGGCGGCGTACTCCGCCAACGGCTACTTCGTCAGCCAGGAGTACGCCGACGCCGAGGGCGTCACCGCGCTCTCCGACCTCGAGGGCGAGCCGGTCACCCTCGCCGCCGCCCCCGACTGCAAGGGCCGGGCCGACTGCGAGCAGGGCCTGCGCGAGGTCTACGGCATCGACGTCACCCTCGAGCCGCTCGGCTACGCCTCGACCGAGACCTTCCAGGCCGTCCTCGACGGCGAGGCGCAGCTCGGCCAGACCAGCACCCTCGACGTCACCCTCGAGGACCAGGGCCTGCTGATGGTCGAGGACGACCGCGGCATCCAGCCCGCCCAGAACCTCGTCCCCGCCGTGTCCACGGAGTTCCTCGAGGAGCACCCCGACGTCGAGGAGCCGCTCAACGAGCTGATGGGCGCCCTCGACAACGAGACGCTGGGCGAGCTCCTCGTCCGGGTCAGCGTGGACCGGGAGCCGGTCGAGGACGTCGCGCGGTCCTTCCTCCAGGAGCAGGGCCTGGTCTGAGGCGGCTCACCGCGACCCGTCGCGTGCTCGCCGGCAGGCCTCCTCGGCCGCGGCCGGGTCGCGGACCGGCTCCCGCAGCTGCTGGGGTTGCGGGGCGTCGCGCGTGACCTCCCGGGGGGCGGTCCAGGACGCCGCGACGGTGAAGTCCCGGGGCGTGGCGCCGAAGGTGGCCAGCACCGAGGCCGGCAGCCGCCGCGGCCCCCGGGGCTCGGTCAGCACCCAGGCCCGGGCGAGCTCGTCGCAGGGGACCGTCGCGAGCGCCGCGGCCGCGTGCTCCGCGCTGCCCGGGTAGCCGCCGAAGAGCCACGGCTGGCCGGGGGCGTGCGCGCCCCAGGCGTGCAGCAGGCCGGGCGACCTGCCCGTCAGGTCCAGCACCGGCTCGCCCTCCTCGAGCCCGGCGGCGCGGACGGCGGCCGTGGTGTCGCCCAGGTGCCGGGCGACCGCGGGGTGCAGCGTCAGGCCGCTGCCCCGCACGGTGGCCGGCGCGTCGAGCTGCCAGGCCGGGCCGGGCTGGCGGTACGGCGCCACCACGGCCGGGAGCACGACCAGCACGGCGAGCACCTGGGCGCCCAGCAGCAGCGGGGCCAGGACCCACCGGAACCGGGGCCGCCCGGCCAGCGGGGCCACGAGCACCACCGCGAGGAGCACCCAGAAGACGGCGGCCTGCCCGGCGACCCGCCAGTAGTCGTTGTTGGTGCCGAACGCGAACCCGTGCGGCAGCAGCACGAGGAGCCCCGCCACGGCCCACTGGGCGCGGGTGATCCGGCGGACCGCCGGCCGGCCCCCGAGGAGGAGGAGGAGCCCGAGCCCGGCGAGCGGGAGCCCGAGCAGGAGGGAGGCGCTGAAGGGGTCCGCGACGACGAAGACGTCGGCGTCGCCGCGGGTTCCCCACACCGCCAGGCCGACCACCAGCGCAGCGCCGAGCCCGCACGTCACTTGAGTCCGGACGTCGTGCGCCACGCCGGCCAGGGTGGCCAGCGCCGTCCCCGCCGCCACCGCGACCAGCACCCCGGCCTGGGCGAGGCTGGGCTCGTAGGCGTCCCAGCGCAGCGCCGCCCCGAGCCCGTGGCCGCCGTCGAGCGCAGCGAGCAGGTCCGTGCCGTCGCGCAGCCGCCGGACGAACGCTGCGACCGAGCCGTCGATCGCGATCGCGGTGAGGAGCAGCAGGCCCGCCGCCGTCAGCGCCGCGACCGCCAGCCCCCGGAGGTGGACCGTGCCCGCGGCCACGAGGACGACGGCGACGAGGACCGCCAGCGCCAGCGCGGTCGTCGGCTTCGCCAGGAAGGTCAGCCAGCCGCCGACACCGACGAGGACCCAGCCGACCCACGTCGCCCGGTCCCCGGCGGCCCCGGACACGACCAGCACCACGCCGGTGACCGCCACGAGCAGCCCCTGGAGCGACAGGGAGTTGTAGCTGGGGGTCAGCAGCCCGAGCGAGAAGACCCCCGTGGCCGTGGTCGCCAGCCCGGCCGAGCAGACCAGGGCCTGCCACCGGGCCTCGGGGCGCCAGCCCGCCAGGCGGGTCAGCACCTGGTGGGCCAGCACCCAGGCCAGGGCGAGCACGAGCAGCACGTTCACCGTGCGCAGCAGCGCGACGTCGCCCCCGAGCAGGACGTGGAGCGGGTGGTAGACGAAGCCGAACTGCGAGGTCGACGCGGCGTACCTCCCGGGCTCGGAGAGCCAGAGCAGGTAGTAGCCCTCGTCGGTGAGGTCCAGGCCGCGACCGCTCAGCCAGACGAGGGCGACGACCACCGAGAGGGTCAGTGCGCCGGAGACGACCAGGGCCGCCGTGGCGCTCCGGGACCCGTCCTCCTCGTGATGATCGATGCGGCATTCTGGCACGCCAGGGGAGCTGCCTCCCGGCGACGCGGGACGCCCCGGCCGGCGTGTTAGCGTCGCGCGGTGTCGACCTCGAGCCTGCTCCGCCGAGGGGACTCGGTCCCGAGAGTGCGCGGATGAGTCGCCGCAGCCACCTGATCTACCTCGCCATCGGCTTCCCTCCCGCGGCGAAGAGCTCGGCGTACCGGATGCGGGAGACGGCGAACCAGTTCGTCGCCCAGGGGTGGGACGTCACCGTCGTCACCATCGCGCAGAGCTCGTGGGAGCGGGACTTCGGTCTGGACCCGACCCTGCTGGAGGGGGTCGACCCGCGGATCGAGGTCGTCGAGCTGCCCCTGGTCCGTGAGGACCTGGAGACCGACATCCGCACCTACTCCCGGGAGCGCGCGCTGCGCCCGAGCGTGTGGGCCGCGGAGTTCCGCCAGAGCGGGTGGGACGCGTTCCCCGAGCCCATCTACGGCGGGTGGCGCGCGGACCTCGAGGACGCCGTGCGGGACCTGCACGCGAGCAAGCCCGCCCAGCTGGTCCTGGCCACCTGCGTCCCGTACGTGACGATGGCGGCCGCCCACACGCTCTGGCGGACCGCAGGGGTCCCGTACGCCGTCGACTTCCGGGACGGCTGGTCCATCGACGTCATCGGCGGCGAGGAGGCCTTCGCCCCCGACTCCGAGCAGGGCCGCTGGGAGCGCCGCGTGCTCGAGGACGCCCTCTCGCTGTGGCTGGTCAACGACCCGATCGCGGACTTCTACCGGCGGCGGTACCCCGACCTGGCCGACCGGTTCCACGTGGTGCGCAACGGCTACGACGAGGACAGCGTGCCCGCCGGCCTGCACCGGCCCGACCCCGAGGCCGGCCTGGTCTTCGGGCACCTGGGCGTGCTGACCTCGCCGCCGGAGCTCCTGGAGGCGCTGATCGAGGCCTGGAAGCTCGCCCGGCGACGCGACCCGCTGCTGGCCCGGAGCCGGCTCGAGATCCGCGGCCAGGTCGGCTCCGGCGCCCGGCGCGAGGCGAACACCCACATGACCCTGATCCGCGAGGCCGGTCCGCACGGCGTCTCCTTCGGCGGGGCCGCGCCCAAGGCCGACGTCCCCCGGATCTTCGCCGGCTGGGACGTGCTGGTGCTGATGATCATGGGGGGCCGGTACATGACCTCGGGGAAGGTCTACGAGTACGCCGCCACGGGGCTGCCCGTCATGTCGGTCCACGAGGTGGAGCACGACGCCACCACGGTGATGACCGGACACCCGCTGTGGGTGCAGCCGTGCGGCTTCGACGTCTCCCGGCTGGCCGACGCGTTCTGCGCCGCCGCCGCCCTCGCCCTCTCGGCGACGGACGAGGAGCGCGAGGCGGCGAGACGCCACGCGGCCCAGTTCGCCCGGGCCGCGCAGCTGGGGCCGGCGGTGCGGGCGCTCTCCCGGCTGGTCGATCCGGAGGGAGACGCATGAGCACGGTGCTGCTGCTGGCGAAGCTGCCGCAGCCGGCGGCGGTGCTCGCCGAGACCGTGCGGTCCTTCCACGCGCGAGGCGTGCGGGTCGCCCTGAGCACCATGGACGCCGACGACTACGCCGGGGTGGGGCTCGACGAGGTGTGCCACCTGCGCGCGGAGGAGGACGGCTTCGAGCCGGCCTTCTGGAGGACCGTCGACAGCGGGGCGCACTCGGAGCGCATGTGGCGCTACGTCAGCCGGCACGACCGGACCCTGGACCTGGCCGGGGAGGCGGTCCTGCTGGTCGCGCTCGACGGCGGCGCCGTCTACACGGTGTGGGAGCTGGCCCAGCGGCACCCGCGCCCGCCGGCGAGCTTCGGCGCCATCCCCGCCCTCCGGGAGCTGGACCGGCTGCGTGCCGCGGGGGACCTCGCGACCGACGGGGTGCCCGCGACCGCTCCGGCCGGCCCGGTGGAGGACTCCGCGCGCCGGCAGCCGGAGCCCGGGCCGACCCGCCGGCTGCTCGCCCGGTGGCGGCGGGACCCGGCTCCGGCCTGTCTCGACGCGGGCCTGGAGGACGCCCGCCGCATCGAGCTCGCGGTCCCGGTGATCGCCGAGCTGAACGCCACCGGGCACCCGGGGCGGGCCCACGAGCTCGCCGCGCAGGTGGCGGACCGGCTGGGCACGGTGCGGGCGCGCGCGGACCTGTGGGGGCTGGTGGCCTCCCGGGACCTAGTCGAGGGCCGTACGCCGCCCCAGCTGAGGACGGCGTACGCCGCCGAGCTGCGGTACGCCGACCGCCTCCACGCCCGCGGCCAGGTCGACCCGGCCGTCGGGTCGCTGCGGCAGGCGCTCCGGCTGGCCTTCCACCGCACCGCGCACTTCGACTCCCTGACCTCGCCGCTGGCCGCGGACCCGGCCGGGTTCACCGAGCCGCTGCGCGGCAGCGCGGTGGTCTCGGCGCTGACCGCGCCGCGTGGCCGGTCGACGGCGGCGGTGCCGCCCCCGGGGGACCGGCCCGCGAGGGTCCTCGTCCTCACCGGCGGCAACACCACGTTCGTCGTCGACCTGGTCGACCACCTGCGGCGCGGCGGCACCGAGGTGCGGTGCGTCGAGCCGGCCGACCTCCCGGGGGCCGAACGCTGGCTGCGGCGGTCCCGCAGGCTCCTCGTCTCCGAGCTGAGGGGCGACGGCCGGGCCCGGGGCGACGCGGAGGAGGCCCTGCGCCCGCACCTGGACTGGGCGGACGTCGTCTTCGCGGACTGGGCCAACAACGTCGCCCACTTCCTCACCCTGGTCGACCCCGGCTCGACGCGGGTCGTGCTCCGCCTGCACAGCTTCGAGGCGTGGACCGCCTGGCCGCACCTGATCGACTACTCCCGCATCGACAGCGTGGTCTTCGTCAGCGAGCACTTGCGCGAGCTGACGGAGGCGGCCGTGCCGGCCCTCGCCGCCCCGGGCGGGCCCACCCGGCACGTCGTGCCGAACGCCGTCGACCTGCGCCGCTTCGCCCGGCCGAAGGCTCCCGACGCCCGGTTCACCGTCGGGCTGGTCGGGTACGGCCACCTCGCCAAGGACCCGCGGTGGGCCCTCGAGGTCCTGCGCGGGCTGCGCCGCGTCGACGAGCGCTACCGCCTGCTCCTGGTCGGCGACGACCTCACCGTGCAGGGCCGTCCCGGGCTGGTCGGGTACGTCGAGCAGCTGGAGGCCGACCTGGCGGAGCTCGAGCCCCGGGGGGCGGTCGTCCGGACGGGGCGCACCGAGGACGTGCCCGCGGCGCTCGCGGAGGTGGGCGTGATCCTGAGCTCCTCGGTGCGGGAGAGCTTCCACGTGGCCGTGGTCGAGGGGGCGGCGAGCGGGGCGGTGCCCGTCGTGCGGGACTGGCCGTACTTCGCCTCGCTGCACCACGGCGCGTGCACCCTCTACCCGCGCGAGTGGGTGGTCGGCTCGGTCGAGGAGGCGGTGGCGCGGATTCTCGCCACCACGAGCGACGAGGCGACCTGGCGGCGGCACGCGGACGAGGCCGCCCGAACCGCC contains:
- a CDS encoding GNAT family N-acetyltransferase, producing the protein MPEDSRFERDPDELVPEPSGIPDGWTVEAPDPSDRSDVDRLTALLRAHERHGRGWAGSGVDDVLVEVSERGLRTRENVVVRDETGEIRAWGSVHDRAGGRMLFVHVVERDLPDEVADACSEVLFEWAVGQARAVGAARGLEVQQIDTGAFADDDRQHRWLEGAGFTCVRTWHQQTRPVDPGEVGLVPDPADWEQRGVRFRRVRRAGDGMPDDGDLREVHDVLEEAFKDHFNSQEETFDEFLHRLREDPGHRWDHWWLAELEGDLDEDGRPRAVGALLGTVSESAQGPDGSYVSYIGVRSAARGRGVAKGLLRTIIADAAARGRDRVGLEVDADSPTGAAGLYTSLGWETKYVTESWHRDVRVD
- a CDS encoding ABC transporter permease is translated as MNLFAETWSYLLDGTHWTGDGGLLARLVEQLLLTVTALGAALLVGLPVALWLGHRGRGGFLAVNISNVGRAVPTFALLAILVAADWPGSAPLGPYGRAGLATLIALALFALPPIITNAYVGVREVPHEVREAARGMGMSERQLFRRVELPLALPVVASGVRLALVQVWATATIAALVAGPGLGRIITEGFARNDYAQGMAGAVVVAGVALVLELAAAGVQRAFDPLPRGPARARDDDVSEPAATVAGAPTGG
- a CDS encoding ABC transporter ATP-binding protein — encoded protein: MEGTGPAPGDAMIRLAGVGKTYADGTVAVHDLHLEVGRGEVVCLVGPSGCGKSTTLKMINRLIEPSTGTIEIDGVDVTRSDPVALRRGIGYVIQQVGLFPHQKVVTNVMTVPLLYGETKATARRRALELMELVGLDPATYADRYPHQLSGGQRQRVGVARALAADPPVLLMDEPFGAVDPVVRVRLQDEFRRLQRDLGKTVVLVTHDLDEAVRMGDRVAVFASGGRLAQLGTPAEVLGRPADDFVADFVGSTRGLRRLSVTMVVAEHLEPLDGVSAGALGAVVEVGSSLEDALAAMLRDDRGVVGVKDGARFVGVLTPNGVHRALRASLAE
- a CDS encoding glycosyltransferase family 4 protein, with translation MSTVLLLAKLPQPAAVLAETVRSFHARGVRVALSTMDADDYAGVGLDEVCHLRAEEDGFEPAFWRTVDSGAHSERMWRYVSRHDRTLDLAGEAVLLVALDGGAVYTVWELAQRHPRPPASFGAIPALRELDRLRAAGDLATDGVPATAPAGPVEDSARRQPEPGPTRRLLARWRRDPAPACLDAGLEDARRIELAVPVIAELNATGHPGRAHELAAQVADRLGTVRARADLWGLVASRDLVEGRTPPQLRTAYAAELRYADRLHARGQVDPAVGSLRQALRLAFHRTAHFDSLTSPLAADPAGFTEPLRGSAVVSALTAPRGRSTAAVPPPGDRPARVLVLTGGNTTFVVDLVDHLRRGGTEVRCVEPADLPGAERWLRRSRRLLVSELRGDGRARGDAEEALRPHLDWADVVFADWANNVAHFLTLVDPGSTRVVLRLHSFEAWTAWPHLIDYSRIDSVVFVSEHLRELTEAAVPALAAPGGPTRHVVPNAVDLRRFARPKAPDARFTVGLVGYGHLAKDPRWALEVLRGLRRVDERYRLLLVGDDLTVQGRPGLVGYVEQLEADLAELEPRGAVVRTGRTEDVPAALAEVGVILSSSVRESFHVAVVEGAASGAVPVVRDWPYFASLHHGACTLYPREWVVGSVEEAVARILATTSDEATWRRHADEAARTAHASWDLERTGGMLEQLLLR
- a CDS encoding glycosyltransferase produces the protein MSRRSHLIYLAIGFPPAAKSSAYRMRETANQFVAQGWDVTVVTIAQSSWERDFGLDPTLLEGVDPRIEVVELPLVREDLETDIRTYSRERALRPSVWAAEFRQSGWDAFPEPIYGGWRADLEDAVRDLHASKPAQLVLATCVPYVTMAAAHTLWRTAGVPYAVDFRDGWSIDVIGGEEAFAPDSEQGRWERRVLEDALSLWLVNDPIADFYRRRYPDLADRFHVVRNGYDEDSVPAGLHRPDPEAGLVFGHLGVLTSPPELLEALIEAWKLARRRDPLLARSRLEIRGQVGSGARREANTHMTLIREAGPHGVSFGGAAPKADVPRIFAGWDVLVLMIMGGRYMTSGKVYEYAATGLPVMSVHEVEHDATTVMTGHPLWVQPCGFDVSRLADAFCAAAALALSATDEEREAARRHAAQFARAAQLGPAVRALSRLVDPEGDA
- a CDS encoding ABC transporter permease yields the protein MTLPTQGPPADDPTCYSRFVNEWLCWQYVEDRRGEILDALAEHVAITLAAVALGVLLALPLALLARRFPRLETAVLGFSTGLYTIPSLALLPLLVPFTGLSAATVVIGLGLYALTILVRALLDGLRSVPDDVREAATGLGYGRARLLVRVELPLALPVVMAGLRVATVSTVALTTIGTLVAYGGLGDLISHGVQRDFRSELLTAALLCVALAALLDVVLVVTQRLLTPWTRGAGA
- a CDS encoding glycine betaine ABC transporter substrate-binding protein, translating into MKTRRSLAAALSVGVLSVLAAGCAGDDLAEDDNGPSADQGSGAGTSVVIGSQSFDEAALVTAMYEQLLEEEGYDVETRLVDTRPVYLNEMPDAVQIAPEYVAGVVDQLHTDANGPDAEPISTSDVQETVDAGAELLEEKGITLLEPSAAYSANGYFVSQEYADAEGVTALSDLEGEPVTLAAAPDCKGRADCEQGLREVYGIDVTLEPLGYASTETFQAVLDGEAQLGQTSTLDVTLEDQGLLMVEDDRGIQPAQNLVPAVSTEFLEEHPDVEEPLNELMGALDNETLGELLVRVSVDREPVEDVARSFLQEQGLV